TTGGGGCATTGTTAATATATGCTGTTATTTGCTCATTCATTGTTTAAACGGATTGTTTTTTTGTTCTGATGAAAATCATTGCGATTGCTGTTGTTATCACTCCAAATACGAATGCAAAAATGGTTGAGTTAATTGCATAGTTTTTATAATTGAAATTGGCTTCTGCTTCGGCAGTCGTTTTGTAGTAACCTATTTCTACTGAACGCTTTATTACGTTCGGAAAATATTCGGGTGTGATTATATAAGAAGTAATCCATTGAGTCAAAGGGCTAAGCAAGGATATAAATGCAGAAACGATAATACCCGAAATCAAACCTTGTTTGTAAGTCATATTTCCGTTGTAAAAATTTTTCTTTTTGTCTTTCAAAGCCAAAACCATAAACCAAATTGCGGGTATTGCAAAAAGATTGGTCAAGTAAAGATGATAGTCAATATATTTTCCGTGTAGTCCGCATAGTTTTTCCAAAAACATCCACAACAAGGACATTATTGTAAAATATATTGCCCACTTAATTTCTATTTTTATATTTTTCATAATCAGTTATTTATCGTTTATTTAAGCGGATTGTATCCATTTGCTTTATCCGTATTTCTCTTTTAAAAAATCAATGGTTGATTGCATCATTTCTTTTAAAACTTCCTGATTAATATCGGAAAGTTTTTTGACATAAATACAGCTTTTTCCCATCGTGTATTTTCCCAAGCCTTCGAGTAAATTGTCTTGTCCTTCACAACCACAATGAACATACAAAGAAATGGCTGCTTTTCGTGGCGAGAATCCCACTAATGGCCAATCGCCTTCTTGTCGGCTTCTTTCGGATTTGTAATGGTACTTGCCAAAACCGATAATAGAAGCGCCCCACATTTTGGGTTCGTAGCCTGTAAAATCCTGCATCACTTTCAATAGTTCAAAACTGTCTTTTTTCTTTTGTTCAGGGTTTGCAAAAGTGTTTATAAATTCAGTAACGTCTGCTCCGGTTTGTTTTGTTTTAATTTCTGCCATTTTTTAGGGTTTTGATTTCCAAATTTTGTCTGAAAATGGTAGAT
This Bacteroidia bacterium DNA region includes the following protein-coding sequences:
- a CDS encoding DUF4199 domain-containing protein, whose product is MKNIKIEIKWAIYFTIMSLLWMFLEKLCGLHGKYIDYHLYLTNLFAIPAIWFMVLALKDKKKNFYNGNMTYKQGLISGIIVSAFISLLSPLTQWITSYIITPEYFPNVIKRSVEIGYYKTTAEAEANFNYKNYAINSTIFAFVFGVITTAIAMIFIRTKKQSV
- a CDS encoding DUF1801 domain-containing protein, which translates into the protein MAEIKTKQTGADVTEFINTFANPEQKKKDSFELLKVMQDFTGYEPKMWGASIIGFGKYHYKSERSRQEGDWPLVGFSPRKAAISLYVHCGCEGQDNLLEGLGKYTMGKSCIYVKKLSDINQEVLKEMMQSTIDFLKEKYG